TTTTAGAGGAACTTGCACGTTTTGATCATGtgttggttacactttatttcgatagtccacttacTAGTCTGTTgtggagcatcaaaataaagtgttagcagatattaaacagacagtcttctaatactctaatgactgctagttaaCAAATAGTTGCACAGAATGACTaagtggactattgaaataaagtgttacccaatgtTTAGTGCATCAGCCATCCGCTCAAATACATGAAACACACTAATAGAGGTGATCTGAGACACATTTTTAGCATATCCAGAAAATACAGCCAATCTTAACAAAATAATTATCAATCCGCTCTTTTTATGTgagcacacagacacagacttGTTTATCCACTCTTGGGTGCGGATGAACAGGTATCGTGTCACCTGAGGGCGGATCTGAAGTATAAATACAGCCAGAAAACACATTTCCACACTGAAGGAGCAAGACAAGACAAGAGGTAAGACATTCCTCATTTACTCGCTGCAACAGGACTGAGAGATATTTGTCAAATGCATGATTCTGTTTGATGACGCAGATACCAAAACAGATTAAATAATTTAGTCCATTTAGAAAATTAATTTGCTGATAATAACAAGGAATTTATCTTATGAAATACAACATGCAGTCAAAGGAAAATTCACTTATGGCTCTTCTTTATTGTTTAGTGTTACTGCCGTTTCGCATATCAGACAATATCAACATGAGTGACCCACGTAAGtgatatttcatataaatatacTGACATCTGTCTGTTTGTGGCATCGaaagacattttattaaatgttcaagatgttttacatttacacttttCCAACTGTTTTGACTAAATGCCATCAGAGAACaattgtttatgtgtgtttttgttttcctcATGTCTTCTGCAGCAAAAAAGAAGGTGAGATATTTGCATTTCCTATCAAATATGCTTTTTAATTGTGCAAAGCAATTCTATGAATTTGTTAATTAAATAAGAGGTTCATTTTAAAGAATGATACACTGATCATGCTGTTTATTAACAGGATGCTGTAGATTCAGATTCTCACTCCGAGGTATGAAGACAATAACACTCTTTCTACACTTCTACATAAACAGTTCAATaacatttccattttatgctAATCATATTGTCATATTTCCTGTCTCATAGGGCTCAGGAGATGAAGGTGAAAAggtaaaaacaatttaatggtgaaaaaaatttttttttttaaaaataaagatgcacTTTTAACAGATCCAGTGACTGACAATCTGTTACTTTGAATTTACTGCTATGTCTTGTAGGGGAAGCATGGAAAGGGCCAAGGCAAAGGGAAAGGGAAAGGTCAGCAAGGTCAAGGACACGGTCACGGACACAGTCATGGAGGTGAACATGGGAAAAAGGGATGtgaacaaaaaggaaaaaagtgaAACTAAATGTTCAAAGCCTGAGACTATGTGATGGTCCATGCAACAAAACTGGGTTTCAGTTCAACTTTGcatccaaaaaatgaaattaaaacaccattaaaaaacaaattgtgTCTGTTTTTAGTCATTAAGCATGAGTGTTTTTATTGGAAATCATCTCTGTTGGGAAGCAATAAACATGAGGATCAGAATCAATGGTCCTAAACTCAAAAGACTGACATTCATTGTGAAAGTGTTATGCAAGAAACAAAATGCCTGAGATGTTGCATATAGTAAGTGACGCACAAACATTTTATAAGGTCATCCACTGGGACTTTTAAATTCCAGTCAATACATATAATTAGGTTCAATGCAAGACCTTGTCTTATGATCAGCTGTTTTTCAGGATTACTGTATAACTGACCTGCTGCTACGGCACAACAAATGGATGACACCACTCACGTCAGTACAGGTTCTGCAAGTTTGGCACCCTAAATATCAAACCAAACTCTAAATGCGACACATGGTGTTTATCCATTTAAAAGTAGATAAACCCCATAAACAATCCATTTtgtaggtgaaaaaaaaaaaaaaaaaaaaaaaaaaaaaaaaaccacacaccCCACACACAAAAAACCCCTCTCCAAAAGTGGGAAATGCTCTGACAATACCTGGAGTGCACATTgtttagcattcccattcatctcaaagAATGCATGTACCAGCAGGTCCCCACTGCCGGTCCAGAGACTCAAGGGCATATTGGGAAACATTTAAAATCAGCGATCTCAATTCCATTTGAGGCTGCTAATGGGACTAAAGGTCACTTACTACCTTTTAATAGGAAGACAACCTAAGATTCCAATAAAGAGTGAAagcccaatttttttttttttagcagcattggttttcagaaGTATATATTTTTCACCCTCATTCATTTCCTATAACATAGCACAAGCcaggaaagacaaaaaaaaccaaaaaaaaaaccaaccaACCCCACCCCAAACAATTTCAACTTTGAGAGTCAACTATAAGAATTGTAAAGGTACTGTCTGGGACAATCAGTTTCCCCACATGGACAGAATGAACAACCAAGTCAAAAGCAATTAAACCTGACTAGACAAAGTGACAAGTCAGACACCAGGATTGGTTCCTCAATTTTATTAATAACGAGTCTTTTGCTCTTGAACCATTATAGGACCAAGTGAGGCCTTGCCTTCCCACTGAATGCctagagagaagaaaaaaaaaaaaaaaagaaattaagtgaAATTTAAATTGAGCACTTGAAAGTGTCAAAATCAACCTTACAAGAGCAAAAGCTACCAACCTCCATAGGGAGAAGCAGCAATTCCACCATCAGGACCACATGTTGAGTCACAGCAACCGCAAACTTGGTGGTTTCCATCAGCAGCAAACCACCTGTAACAAGACAAATCATACATGGCAACTTCAACAATCGGCAAagtcacaaattaaaaaaagaaaaaaaagaaaaaaaaagtacccaTTGGCGAAGGAACAGGATTTGCGCTTAGCATCACTGGGTACAGAAGCAATAGTTGCCTTCAGAATACATGTTATGTAGATCTGTAAGGAATGGAAGACAAGAAGTCACAAATCCAAAGCAGATGGGAAGAGAAGTTAACTGATACTCTTAGTACATACAGAAGAACTGTAGGCCCCCTGGAACATAAATGCTTCCAACTGGAACTGGATTTTGTCATCCTGGGACCGAGGCATGAAGCGGGAGCTGGAAGCTGTAGCCTTGGCATCCATAAAGCACCTGAGGAGAAGTGGTTATAAATAAATGGTCAACTATAGCATCAAGCAACTAGACTAGTTataccaaaaataaatacaataaaacagtccTATAGCATCAAGTGCCATGACCTCACCCATGATTCTCAATGAAGGAATATCTTGGAAGAGAGTTCACATCTGGTCCTTGAGTGGCCACACAGCTGTCCACAAACACACGCAGAGGCACATGATTGTACACCTTCACAGAAGCCTCGATGTTAATAATGCCACCCAGGAAATAAGTGTTTGAAGGCCTCTGATAGGACCAATCATCTGTAAAGGAAAGCAACACTCTAGGCACAGCCACGTTTGCAAGAACAAAGGTCCAAAGAAACTGCACCAACCCATCATGAGCTTCAGGGAGAACAGCAAGACTTCTTCACCAACCTCCGTTGAGGCATAAGGGACCCATGTTGGCCTCAAGGAATTACTGCTTACATTTTGAAGCCTGCGGTTCATGAAGGTACACATTAAATGGTCTCAAAGTTGCACAAGCAGCAGTGCAGAAAGTCAAAGAGACCACTTACCTTTGATAGTGGCATTGAACGCCAACAACTGCACCATCGGCCCGGGTAATCGGAGTACCAGCAAGTGCCTCAGGGGTGTAGGTAAGAGAGAAGGTGTAGACAAGCTCATCCTCGTTCATCTGTAAGATTAAAGTAGTTGAAACGAGATTCTCACAAAGATGTCACATACCAAGATGGTGCACTCATTACCATGTACAGGACAAAGTGCATTGTGCAAAATAGTGGACAAACACTTAAGAGCAGCAGAAAACTGCAGCACATGCTTATAAAGTTATTGTGCATTG
This window of the Ctenopharyngodon idella isolate HZGC_01 chromosome 17, HZGC01, whole genome shotgun sequence genome carries:
- the LOC127498239 gene encoding zona pellucida sperm-binding protein 3-like, with the protein product MFVRMELLQGLLVVFVLVAFDLPDAWGSLRYSQSPRSMRPISDPASRSPARSPLGLWNPLQVASPFQSPVSRSLAQDPFGLQEKQLLQGPVKPLDWRYPIVPEVQSEVAVGFQLRQPVTPSSVAIQCSENRVLVEVQQDLFSNGQLIQPTGLFLGGCPVVGQDFESRVLIFEYELQDCNSVLMMNEDELVYTFSLTYTPEALAGTPITRADGAVVGVQCHYQRLQNVSSNSLRPTWVPYASTEVGEEVLLFSLKLMMDDWSYQRPSNTYFLGGIINIEASVKVYNHVPLRVFVDSCVATQGPDVNSLPRYSFIENHGCFMDAKATASSSRFMPRSQDDKIQFQLEAFMFQGAYSSSIYITCILKATIASVPSDAKRKSCSFANGWFAADGNHQVCGCCDSTCGPDGGIAASPYGGIQWEGKASLGPIMVQEQKTRY
- the si:dkey-248g15.3 gene encoding uncharacterized protein si:dkey-248g15.3, with amino-acid sequence MCVFVFLMSSAAKKKDAVDSDSHSEGSGDEGEKGKHGKGQGKGKGKGQQGQGHGHGHSHGGEHGKKGCEQKGKK